The proteins below come from a single Aquarana catesbeiana isolate 2022-GZ linkage group LG12, ASM4218655v1, whole genome shotgun sequence genomic window:
- the LOC141114339 gene encoding keratin, type I cytoskeletal 12-like, translated as MFYPKTSASSRRSVGAGNYGTAICSFLGSSGATCGAGSFGANQSCGVFGVGSLSGGAVGGFSAGSIGGGFGGAMFGGDGLLIGSEKETMQNLNDRLASYMQKVQDLEDANSNLECKIKAWYEQHSNDNKQVKDYCKYYQTIEDLKKQIQVATVDNARVVLQIDNARLAADDFKLKFENELCLRQNVEADINGLRKVLDDLSLAKCDLESQIESLMEEIVCLKKNHEEEMKSYQGVTGQLFVEMNAAPGNDLTKILNDMRSDYEYLADKNRREAEAQFLEASRALKQEISSGAEQVQSSRNEIIDLKRSVQALEIELQAALATKRTLESSLAETEGNYCMQLRQIQAKISSLEEQLCDVRTDMERQGLEYDQLLDIKTRLEREIETYRCLLDGQPISVKPPQYIQVPKEPQKVRKIRTVVEEIFDGKTVSQQVRESEEKV; from the exons ATGTTTTACCCAAAAACATCTGCTTCCTCAAGACGCTCTGTCGGAGCTGGAAATTATGGAACAGCCATTTGCTCCTTTCTTGGAAGTTCTGGAGCTACATGTGGTGCAGGAAGCTTTGGTGCCAACCAAAGTTGTGGTGTTTTTGGTGTTGGGAGCTTGAGTGGAGGAGCTGTTGGTGGCTTTAGTGCAGGATCTATTGGTGGTGGCTTTGGTGGTGCAATGTTTGGTGGAGATGGCCTCCTCATTGGAAGTGAGAAGGAAACCATGCAAAATCTTAATGACCGCTTGGCTTCATACATGCAAAAAGTGCAAGATTTAGAGGACGCCAACAGTAACCTTGAATGCAAAATTAAGGCTTGGTATGAACAGCACAGCAATGATAACAAGCAAGTGAAGGACTACTGCAAATATTACCAAACCATAGAAGATCTCAAAAAGCAG ATTCAGGTAGCCACTGTGGATAATGCAAGGGTTGTCCTCCAAATTGACAATGCCCGTTTGGCAGCCGATGATTTTAAGCTCAA GTTTGAAAATGAGCTCTGTCTCCGTCAAAATGTTGAAGCTGATATTAATGGCCTGCGCAAAGTGCTAGATGACCTCAGCTTGGCTAAATGTGACCTTGAGTCTCAGATTGAAAGCTTGATGGAGGAGATTGTGTGTCTCAAGAAGAACCATGAAGAG gaAATGAAGAGCTACCAAGGAGTCACAGGACAACTTTTTGTGGAGATGAATGCTGCTCCGGGAAATGACCTCACCAAAATCCTGAATGATATGAGATCTGACTATGAATATTTAGCAGATAAGAACAGAAGGGAGGCTGAAGCTCAATTCCTTGAAGCG AGTCGAGCCCTCAAACAGGAAATTTCATCTGGTGCTGAGCAGGTCCAATCTAGTAGAAATGAAATTATTGATCTGAAGAGATCTGTACAAGCTCTAGAGATTGAACTACAAGCTGCGCTTGCAACG AAAAGAACACTGGAAAGCTCCTTGGCTGAAACAGAAGGAAACTACTGCATGCAACTTCGGCAAATCCAGGCAAAAATAAGCTCTTTGGAGGAACAGTTATGTGACGTAAGGACAGATATGGAGAGACAAGGCTTAGAGTATGATCAACTTCTTGACATCAAGACTAGGCTGGAGAGAGAAATTGAAACCTACCGCTGCTTACTTGATGGACAACCCAT CTCAGTCAAACCCCCTCAGTACATTCAGGTTCCTAAAG AGCCACAAAAGGTTAGAAAAATAAGAACCGTTGTTGAGGAAATCTTTGATGGAAAAACAGTGTCCCAGCAAGTTAGGGAAAGCGAGGAGAAGGTCTGA